The proteins below come from a single Athene noctua chromosome 6, bAthNoc1.hap1.1, whole genome shotgun sequence genomic window:
- the SLC25A47 gene encoding solute carrier family 25 member 47 isoform X4, translating into MDFIAGAIGGGLSTAVGYPLDTVKVRIQTERNYNGIWHCIRETYRTEKVWGFYKGVSASVLTVSVISSVSFGTYKNFLCTICKLRYGAADEKPSKLDVSVAGGAAGAVRVVLMTPSEVAKVRMQTQRNPHPSVTSSQSVSKPKYRGSLHCLKVIAKEEGFGGLYKGCSALLCRDCSSSAIYFLTYSALCEWFTPAGRNKPACSQEPERTCSLLNQDVSSQ; encoded by the exons GTGGTCTAAGCACAGCAGTGGGTTATCCGCTGGACACAGTGAAG GTGAGAATTCAGACGGAGAGGAATTACAATGGGATTTGGCACTGCATTCGGGAAACATACAGGACAGAAAAA GTTTGGGGATTTTACAAAGGTGTGTCTGCATCAGTGCTCACAGTATCGgtgatttcttctgtttcctttggcACCTACAAAAACTTCCTTTGTACCATCTGCAAGCTGCGATACGGGGCTGCAGATGAGAAGCCATCCAAGCTGGATGTTTCTGTTGCTGGAGGCGCTGCTGGTGCTGTCCGG GTTGTGCTGATGACCCCTAGTGAAGTGGCTAAGGTTCGCATGCAGACTCAGAGGAACCCACATCCTTCTGTCACATCTTCCCAGTCTGTTTCCAAGCCAAAGTACCGAGGGTCTCTGCACTGTCTGAAGGTGATTGCCAAGGAGGAAGGTTTTGGGGGTCTCTACAAGGGCTGCTCTGCATTACTCTGCAGGGATTGCTCttcttctgcaatatatttcctTACCTATTCTGCTCTGTGTGAGTGGTTCACACCAGCTGGGAGAAATAAACCGG CATGTTCCCAGGAGCCCGAGAGGACATGCAGTCTCCTAAACCAAG ATGTCAGCTCACAGTGA
- the SLC25A47 gene encoding solute carrier family 25 member 47 isoform X3 has translation MDFIAGAIGGGLSTAVGYPLDTVKVRIQTERNYNGIWHCIRETYRTEKVWGFYKGVSASVLTVSVISSVSFGTYKNFLCTICKLRYGAADEKPSKLDVSVAGGAAGAVRVVLMTPSEVAKVRMQTQRNPHPSVTSSQSVSKPKYRGSLHCLKVIAKEEGFGGLYKGCSALLCRDCSSSAIYFLTYSALCEWFTPAGRNKPACSQEPERTCSLLNQGELLPAKSSDAG, from the exons GTGGTCTAAGCACAGCAGTGGGTTATCCGCTGGACACAGTGAAG GTGAGAATTCAGACGGAGAGGAATTACAATGGGATTTGGCACTGCATTCGGGAAACATACAGGACAGAAAAA GTTTGGGGATTTTACAAAGGTGTGTCTGCATCAGTGCTCACAGTATCGgtgatttcttctgtttcctttggcACCTACAAAAACTTCCTTTGTACCATCTGCAAGCTGCGATACGGGGCTGCAGATGAGAAGCCATCCAAGCTGGATGTTTCTGTTGCTGGAGGCGCTGCTGGTGCTGTCCGG GTTGTGCTGATGACCCCTAGTGAAGTGGCTAAGGTTCGCATGCAGACTCAGAGGAACCCACATCCTTCTGTCACATCTTCCCAGTCTGTTTCCAAGCCAAAGTACCGAGGGTCTCTGCACTGTCTGAAGGTGATTGCCAAGGAGGAAGGTTTTGGGGGTCTCTACAAGGGCTGCTCTGCATTACTCTGCAGGGATTGCTCttcttctgcaatatatttcctTACCTATTCTGCTCTGTGTGAGTGGTTCACACCAGCTGGGAGAAATAAACCGG CATGTTCCCAGGAGCCCGAGAGGACATGCAGTCTCCTAAACCAAG GTGAACTTTTGCCAGCTAAATCATCTGATGCTGGATAA
- the SLC25A47 gene encoding solute carrier family 25 member 47 isoform X1, which produces MDFIAGAIGGGLSTAVGYPLDTVKVRIQTERNYNGIWHCIRETYRTEKVWGFYKGVSASVLTVSVISSVSFGTYKNFLCTICKLRYGAADEKPSKLDVSVAGGAAGAVRVVLMTPSEVAKVRMQTQRNPHPSVTSSQSVSKPKYRGSLHCLKVIAKEEGFGGLYKGCSALLCRDCSSSAIYFLTYSALCEWFTPAGRNKPGFLVVLLSGGFAGVLAWGLATPMDVIKSRMQTDESDQHKYKGLVHCARESVRKEGAKVLFKGLGLNCIRAFPVNMVVFLTYEAVLRFTDHYTNKK; this is translated from the exons GTGGTCTAAGCACAGCAGTGGGTTATCCGCTGGACACAGTGAAG GTGAGAATTCAGACGGAGAGGAATTACAATGGGATTTGGCACTGCATTCGGGAAACATACAGGACAGAAAAA GTTTGGGGATTTTACAAAGGTGTGTCTGCATCAGTGCTCACAGTATCGgtgatttcttctgtttcctttggcACCTACAAAAACTTCCTTTGTACCATCTGCAAGCTGCGATACGGGGCTGCAGATGAGAAGCCATCCAAGCTGGATGTTTCTGTTGCTGGAGGCGCTGCTGGTGCTGTCCGG GTTGTGCTGATGACCCCTAGTGAAGTGGCTAAGGTTCGCATGCAGACTCAGAGGAACCCACATCCTTCTGTCACATCTTCCCAGTCTGTTTCCAAGCCAAAGTACCGAGGGTCTCTGCACTGTCTGAAGGTGATTGCCAAGGAGGAAGGTTTTGGGGGTCTCTACAAGGGCTGCTCTGCATTACTCTGCAGGGATTGCTCttcttctgcaatatatttcctTACCTATTCTGCTCTGTGTGAGTGGTTCACACCAGCTGGGAGAAATAAACCGG GTTTTCTCGTTGTGCTGCTTTCTGGTGGTTTCGCTGGAGTCCTGGCCTGGGGATTAGCTACTCCCATGGATGTCATCAAATCACGGATGCAAACAGATGAATCGGACCAGCACAAGTACAAAGGCCTTGTCCACTGTGCTAGGGAAAGTGTGAGAAAGGAGGGTGCAAAAGTGCTTTTCAAAGGACTGGGTTTAAACTGCATTCGTGCCTTTCCTGTGAACATGGTGGTGTTTTTAACGTATGAAGCTGTACTGAGATTTACAGATCAttatacaaacaaaaaatag
- the SLC25A47 gene encoding solute carrier family 25 member 47 isoform X2, with protein MKIQTGGLSTAVGYPLDTVKVRIQTERNYNGIWHCIRETYRTEKVWGFYKGVSASVLTVSVISSVSFGTYKNFLCTICKLRYGAADEKPSKLDVSVAGGAAGAVRVVLMTPSEVAKVRMQTQRNPHPSVTSSQSVSKPKYRGSLHCLKVIAKEEGFGGLYKGCSALLCRDCSSSAIYFLTYSALCEWFTPAGRNKPGFLVVLLSGGFAGVLAWGLATPMDVIKSRMQTDESDQHKYKGLVHCARESVRKEGAKVLFKGLGLNCIRAFPVNMVVFLTYEAVLRFTDHYTNKK; from the exons GTGGTCTAAGCACAGCAGTGGGTTATCCGCTGGACACAGTGAAG GTGAGAATTCAGACGGAGAGGAATTACAATGGGATTTGGCACTGCATTCGGGAAACATACAGGACAGAAAAA GTTTGGGGATTTTACAAAGGTGTGTCTGCATCAGTGCTCACAGTATCGgtgatttcttctgtttcctttggcACCTACAAAAACTTCCTTTGTACCATCTGCAAGCTGCGATACGGGGCTGCAGATGAGAAGCCATCCAAGCTGGATGTTTCTGTTGCTGGAGGCGCTGCTGGTGCTGTCCGG GTTGTGCTGATGACCCCTAGTGAAGTGGCTAAGGTTCGCATGCAGACTCAGAGGAACCCACATCCTTCTGTCACATCTTCCCAGTCTGTTTCCAAGCCAAAGTACCGAGGGTCTCTGCACTGTCTGAAGGTGATTGCCAAGGAGGAAGGTTTTGGGGGTCTCTACAAGGGCTGCTCTGCATTACTCTGCAGGGATTGCTCttcttctgcaatatatttcctTACCTATTCTGCTCTGTGTGAGTGGTTCACACCAGCTGGGAGAAATAAACCGG GTTTTCTCGTTGTGCTGCTTTCTGGTGGTTTCGCTGGAGTCCTGGCCTGGGGATTAGCTACTCCCATGGATGTCATCAAATCACGGATGCAAACAGATGAATCGGACCAGCACAAGTACAAAGGCCTTGTCCACTGTGCTAGGGAAAGTGTGAGAAAGGAGGGTGCAAAAGTGCTTTTCAAAGGACTGGGTTTAAACTGCATTCGTGCCTTTCCTGTGAACATGGTGGTGTTTTTAACGTATGAAGCTGTACTGAGATTTACAGATCAttatacaaacaaaaaatag